Proteins from one Sphingomonas sp. HF-S4 genomic window:
- the tsaE gene encoding tRNA (adenosine(37)-N6)-threonylcarbamoyltransferase complex ATPase subunit type 1 TsaE: MRGLASAQDSLALGAKLAALVRPGDVIALSGPLGAGKTSIARGLLAALGLEEEAPSPSFAIVQPYAPPEVRFPVLHVDLYRIEDPGEAEELGLDDARYDSLLIVEWPERFDASTWHDALWLSLEVKPDGARGLTAKVPSAWEDRWPLI; the protein is encoded by the coding sequence GTGAGGGGGCTCGCTTCTGCCCAAGACTCGCTCGCGCTCGGCGCGAAGCTCGCCGCGCTGGTCCGCCCCGGCGACGTTATCGCACTGTCCGGCCCGCTCGGCGCGGGCAAGACCAGCATCGCGCGCGGTTTGCTCGCCGCGCTCGGGCTGGAGGAAGAAGCGCCGTCCCCAAGCTTTGCGATCGTCCAGCCCTACGCCCCGCCCGAAGTTCGTTTCCCGGTGCTCCATGTCGACCTCTACCGGATCGAGGACCCAGGCGAAGCCGAGGAACTCGGCCTCGACGACGCCCGCTACGATTCGCTGCTGATCGTCGAATGGCCCGAGCGGTTCGACGCATCCACCTGGCACGATGCGCTGTGGCTGAGCCTGGAAGTGAAGCCGGACGGCGCGCGCGGCTTGACAGCGAAGGTGCCCTCGGCATGGGAGGATCGATGGCCCCTGATATGA
- a CDS encoding nucleotidyltransferase family protein, protein MTAIYSLRPQPDAAVPETAMVMAAGLGKRMRPLTATRPKPLVEVAGKTLIDHTFDHLRSAGVKRAIVNVHYLADQMEAHLKARVKDVDLVISDERRQLMETGGGIVQARALIGDKPFLCVNSDNLWVDGPVDAIRALAAQWDEAKMDALLLLVPLARANCHKGQGDFRLDAMGRITERRKPGRLAPFVFIGVSILSPRLIRDWPEGPFSTNLFFTRALEAGRLWGVVHQGLWFDVGTPAAVGAAEAVLAEM, encoded by the coding sequence ATGACCGCGATCTATTCGCTGCGGCCGCAACCCGATGCGGCCGTGCCCGAGACTGCGATGGTGATGGCCGCCGGGCTCGGCAAGCGGATGCGCCCGCTCACCGCGACTCGTCCCAAGCCGCTGGTCGAAGTCGCCGGCAAGACGCTGATCGACCACACCTTCGATCACCTTCGCAGCGCGGGCGTCAAGCGCGCGATCGTCAACGTCCACTATCTTGCCGACCAGATGGAGGCCCATCTCAAGGCTCGCGTGAAGGACGTGGACCTCGTCATCTCCGACGAGCGCCGGCAGCTGATGGAGACCGGCGGCGGCATCGTCCAGGCGCGCGCGCTGATCGGCGACAAGCCGTTCCTCTGCGTCAACAGCGACAATCTGTGGGTCGACGGCCCGGTCGACGCGATCCGCGCGCTCGCCGCGCAATGGGACGAGGCAAAGATGGACGCGCTGCTGCTGCTCGTCCCGCTGGCACGCGCGAACTGCCACAAGGGGCAGGGCGATTTCCGCCTCGACGCGATGGGCCGGATCACCGAGCGGCGGAAGCCCGGCCGGCTCGCGCCGTTCGTGTTCATCGGCGTGTCGATCCTCTCGCCCCGGCTGATCCGCGACTGGCCCGAGGGGCCGTTCTCGACCAATTTGTTCTTCACCCGCGCACTTGAGGCGGGGCGGCTGTGGGGCGTGGTCCACCAGGGGCTGTGGTTCGACGTCGGCACGCCGGCCGCAGTGGGCGCTGCGGAGGCCGTGCTGGCGGAGATGTGA
- a CDS encoding aminoglycoside phosphotransferase family protein, producing the protein MNPPAAAPDFLIAAGWEGAEIRPLAGDASFRRYFRVVHHDRSAILMDAPPPHEDPRPFISIARWLTERGFAAPEILAEDLGEGLVLLQDFGDARLRETVDAAPESELRLYEEAVELLVRLGQHDAADIRPYDLAEYQREAALLPEWYTPALGLEVDMPGYTDAWDQVLAPLLADHTPVTVLRDYHAENIMLIEGSETLGLLDFQDALAGHPAYDLVSLLQDARRDVPAELETAMLDRYKRITGAGDAFDVAYHVLGAQRNAKIVGIFTRLWKRDGKPRYPGLCPRVWGYLERDLRHPALKPVADWFDANVPAEMRGDPLAIVGE; encoded by the coding sequence ATGAACCCGCCCGCCGCGGCGCCCGATTTCCTGATTGCTGCCGGATGGGAAGGGGCCGAGATCCGCCCGCTCGCCGGCGACGCCTCGTTCCGCCGCTATTTCCGCGTCGTCCACCACGATCGCAGCGCGATCCTGATGGACGCGCCGCCGCCGCACGAGGATCCGCGCCCGTTCATCTCGATCGCGCGCTGGCTCACCGAGCGCGGCTTCGCGGCTCCTGAGATCCTCGCCGAGGACCTGGGCGAAGGCCTCGTCCTCCTCCAGGATTTCGGCGACGCCCGGCTGCGCGAGACCGTCGACGCCGCGCCCGAGAGCGAGTTGCGGCTCTACGAGGAAGCGGTCGAGCTGCTCGTCCGCCTCGGCCAGCACGATGCCGCCGACATCCGCCCCTACGACCTTGCCGAGTATCAGCGCGAGGCGGCTTTGCTCCCCGAATGGTACACGCCTGCGCTCGGCCTCGAAGTCGATATGCCCGGCTATACCGACGCCTGGGACCAGGTGCTCGCCCCCCTGCTGGCCGACCACACCCCGGTCACCGTGCTGCGCGACTATCATGCCGAGAACATCATGCTGATCGAGGGCAGCGAGACGCTCGGCCTGCTCGATTTCCAGGACGCGCTCGCTGGCCACCCGGCCTACGATCTCGTCTCGCTGCTCCAGGATGCCCGCCGCGACGTGCCCGCCGAGCTCGAGACCGCGATGCTCGATCGCTACAAGCGCATCACCGGCGCGGGCGACGCCTTCGACGTGGCCTATCACGTCCTCGGCGCGCAGCGGAACGCCAAGATCGTCGGGATCTTCACCCGGCTGTGGAAGCGCGACGGCAAGCCGCGCTATCCCGGGCTGTGCCCGCGCGTCTGGGGCTATCTCGAACGCGACCTCAGGCATCCCGCGCTCAAGCCCGTCGCCGACTGGTTCGACGCCAACGTGCCGGCGGAAATGCGCGGCGACCCGCTGGCGATCGTCGGCGAATGA